A single genomic interval of Demequina sp. NBRC 110054 harbors:
- a CDS encoding FAD-binding oxidoreductase, translating to MTRLPDSLWWDTLGETPTPTPPLDGDLDVDVAIVGAGFTGLWTAYYLATARPDLRVAVLEKELAGFGASGRNGGWSSALLPSSLDTLARDADRAGALDFHAAMRASVDEIIRVTTAEGIDAGIAKGGTLVLARSAAQEIRARAEVEDARRWGRGPDELAWLDADQARSRLAATDVRGATYTPDCAAIHPGRLVRGLARIVQERGVALYEQTPVTRIAPHLAETPGGTVTADVVVRATEGYTPTIAGLKRVVAPIHSLIVATEPLPASLWEEIGLRHRETFSDQRHLVVYGQRTADDRLVFGGRGAPYHLGSKVAPEHDSHPKVHAALRREIVAMLPQLTGVRFTHAWGGALGVARDWHASVGLDQSTGLAWAGGYVGDGVTTTNLAGRTLRDLILGQDTELTGLPWVGHRSRRWEPEPLRWLGVNAGLQALTAADGEERLTGRPSIVARAMAPLLGGH from the coding sequence ATGACGCGCCTCCCCGACTCGCTGTGGTGGGACACCCTCGGCGAGACCCCCACGCCCACTCCCCCGCTCGATGGCGACCTCGACGTCGACGTGGCCATCGTCGGCGCGGGCTTCACCGGGCTGTGGACCGCCTACTACCTCGCGACCGCGCGTCCCGACCTGCGCGTCGCGGTGCTCGAGAAGGAGCTCGCGGGCTTCGGCGCTTCCGGCCGCAACGGCGGCTGGTCCTCAGCCCTGCTCCCCTCCTCCCTCGACACCCTCGCGCGCGATGCTGACCGCGCCGGCGCCCTCGACTTCCATGCCGCCATGCGGGCCTCGGTCGACGAGATCATCCGCGTCACCACTGCCGAGGGCATCGACGCGGGAATCGCGAAGGGCGGCACCCTCGTGCTCGCCCGGTCTGCGGCCCAGGAGATCCGCGCCCGCGCCGAGGTCGAGGACGCCCGACGCTGGGGCCGGGGCCCCGACGAGCTCGCATGGCTCGACGCGGACCAGGCACGGTCCCGCCTCGCCGCCACCGACGTGCGCGGCGCGACCTACACGCCCGACTGCGCGGCGATCCACCCCGGCCGCCTGGTCCGCGGCCTCGCGCGCATCGTCCAGGAGCGCGGCGTGGCCCTCTACGAGCAGACGCCCGTCACCCGCATCGCTCCGCACCTCGCCGAGACCCCGGGCGGCACTGTGACCGCCGACGTCGTCGTCCGCGCGACCGAGGGCTACACGCCTACCATCGCCGGCCTCAAGCGCGTGGTCGCTCCGATCCACTCGCTCATCGTGGCAACCGAGCCCCTGCCCGCCTCGCTGTGGGAGGAGATCGGCCTCAGGCACCGCGAGACGTTCAGCGATCAGCGCCACCTGGTCGTCTACGGGCAGCGCACGGCGGACGACCGCCTGGTCTTCGGCGGCCGAGGTGCGCCGTACCACCTGGGATCCAAGGTGGCGCCCGAGCACGACAGCCATCCCAAGGTGCACGCCGCGCTGCGCCGCGAGATCGTCGCGATGCTCCCGCAGCTCACGGGCGTGCGATTCACCCATGCCTGGGGCGGCGCGCTCGGGGTCGCCCGCGACTGGCACGCCTCCGTCGGGCTGGACCAGTCGACGGGCCTCGCCTGGGCGGGAGGGTACGTCGGCGACGGCGTCACGACGACCAACCTGGCCGGACGCACGCTCCGAGACCTGATCCTCGGCCAGGACACCGAGCTCACGGGCCTGCCGTGGGTGGGCCACCGCTCGCGCCGGTGGGAGCCCGAGCCGCTGCGGTGGCTGGGCGTGAACGCGGGACTGCAGGCGCTGACCGCGGCCGACGGGGAGGAGCGTCTCACGGGACGCCCCAGCATCGTCGCGCGCGCGATGGCGCCGCTGCTCGGGGGACACTGA
- a CDS encoding adenosine deaminase family protein: protein MTVPTAAWVRGLPKAQLHVHLEGCIPPALVLERARDTGRDDLARGVPDLSGGLGPFLAHLDRSCAVMDAAEHLERIAAHASRTALAEGVVHTEAIVNPTHWPAWAGRLTEFVDAFDRGFARAEAEGAPWTQLSLSIKRTQSTDEALALVRWIIDARHPRVGALSIDGNEAAEGRTADRFAPAFALAKEHGIPRTVHAGESSGPEGVLDAITRLHAQRIDHGIRAIEDPDTVAFLVAQDPPIALDVCPRSNRVLGAAPVGTPHPAGALHDAGVRLTVGTDDPELFGSPLTSEYLALAEEFGWGRDVLAGLARDSIEASFVDEETRQLYLDRLANYLDGA from the coding sequence ATGACAGTGCCGACCGCCGCGTGGGTGCGTGGCCTCCCGAAGGCCCAGCTCCACGTGCACCTCGAGGGCTGCATCCCTCCCGCGCTCGTGCTTGAGCGCGCCCGCGACACCGGCCGCGACGACCTCGCGCGGGGTGTGCCGGACCTCAGTGGAGGGCTCGGGCCCTTCCTCGCGCATCTGGATCGCTCATGCGCGGTCATGGACGCCGCCGAGCACCTCGAGCGCATCGCCGCGCACGCATCGCGCACGGCGCTCGCCGAGGGCGTCGTGCACACCGAGGCCATCGTCAACCCGACGCACTGGCCCGCCTGGGCCGGCCGGCTCACCGAGTTCGTCGACGCCTTCGACCGTGGCTTCGCGCGCGCCGAGGCCGAGGGCGCGCCGTGGACGCAGCTCAGCCTGTCGATCAAACGCACCCAGTCGACGGACGAGGCGCTCGCGCTCGTGCGATGGATCATCGACGCGAGGCATCCCCGCGTCGGGGCCCTGTCGATCGACGGCAACGAGGCCGCCGAGGGCCGCACCGCCGATCGCTTCGCTCCGGCGTTCGCGCTCGCGAAGGAGCACGGGATCCCCCGGACCGTCCACGCGGGCGAGTCGAGCGGACCCGAGGGCGTCCTGGACGCGATCACACGACTGCACGCCCAGAGGATCGACCATGGGATCAGGGCCATCGAGGACCCCGACACCGTCGCCTTCCTCGTCGCCCAGGACCCGCCGATCGCACTCGACGTGTGCCCGCGCTCCAACCGCGTGCTCGGCGCAGCACCCGTAGGCACCCCTCACCCGGCCGGGGCGCTCCACGACGCGGGCGTACGACTCACCGTCGGCACCGACGACCCCGAGCTGTTCGGCAGCCCGCTGACCTCGGAGTACCTCGCGCTCGCGGAGGAGTTCGGCTGGGGCCGGGACGTACTGGCGGGCCTCGCGCGGGACTCGATCGAGGCCTCCTTCGTGGACGAGGAGACGCGTCAGCTCTACCTCGACAGGCTCGCGAACTACCTGGACGGGGCGTAG
- a CDS encoding sugar porter family MFS transporter gives MAPENPHAAAPTRGLHAKVVAISIGAALGGFLFGFDSSVINGAVDSISSEFALSDTFTGFAVASALLGCAVGAWFAGSLADRFGRIRVMVISAIVFLASAVGSGLAFGIGDLIAWRIVGGLAIGAASVIAPAYIAEVAPAAFRGRLGSLQQMAIVLGIFASLLSDEVLAGAAGGADAELWLGLEAWRWMFLTAVIPALIYGGVALTLPESPRFLVERHRDDEAAAVLAGYTGEPDPHGRISLIRDSLGGDEHLTLSDLRGPRFGLQPIVWIGILLSVFQQFVGINVIFYYSTTLWKSVGFDESDAFTTSTITSVTNIVMTLVAIALVDKVGRRTLLIVGSVGMTVSLLTMAIAFNQAAVDAAGDAQLEQPWSIIALIAANGFVVFFAASWGPVVWVLLGEMFPNRLRAAALAVAAAAQWLANFTITLTFPVMAGWGLQFAYGFYALMAALSLWFVLTKVPETKGIELEDMESASVS, from the coding sequence ATGGCCCCGGAGAACCCGCACGCCGCAGCACCGACGCGCGGCCTGCATGCCAAGGTCGTCGCCATCAGCATCGGCGCAGCCCTCGGCGGATTCCTGTTCGGCTTCGACTCCTCCGTGATCAACGGCGCGGTCGACTCGATCTCGTCCGAGTTCGCGCTGTCCGACACGTTCACCGGCTTCGCGGTGGCCTCTGCGCTGCTCGGCTGCGCCGTCGGCGCGTGGTTCGCGGGGAGCCTCGCCGACCGCTTCGGCCGCATCAGGGTCATGGTGATCTCCGCGATCGTGTTCCTGGCCTCCGCGGTCGGCTCGGGGCTCGCGTTCGGGATCGGCGACCTGATCGCCTGGCGCATCGTCGGAGGTCTCGCGATCGGCGCCGCCTCGGTCATCGCGCCCGCCTACATCGCGGAGGTCGCACCCGCCGCGTTCCGTGGGCGGCTCGGCTCGCTCCAGCAGATGGCCATCGTGCTCGGCATCTTCGCGTCGCTGCTGTCGGACGAGGTGCTCGCAGGGGCGGCAGGAGGCGCCGACGCGGAGCTGTGGCTCGGACTCGAGGCGTGGCGCTGGATGTTCCTCACAGCGGTCATCCCCGCGCTCATCTACGGCGGCGTCGCTCTGACGCTTCCCGAGTCCCCGCGATTCCTGGTGGAGAGGCACAGGGACGACGAGGCGGCTGCGGTGCTCGCGGGCTACACCGGCGAGCCCGACCCGCACGGGCGCATCTCCCTCATCCGAGACTCCCTGGGCGGGGACGAGCACCTGACCCTGAGCGACCTGCGTGGGCCCCGCTTCGGCCTCCAGCCGATCGTGTGGATCGGCATCCTGCTGTCCGTGTTCCAGCAGTTCGTCGGCATCAACGTGATCTTCTACTACTCGACCACGCTGTGGAAGTCGGTCGGCTTCGACGAGTCGGACGCCTTCACGACCTCCACCATCACGTCCGTGACGAACATCGTCATGACACTCGTCGCGATCGCGCTCGTCGACAAGGTGGGCCGCCGCACGCTGCTCATCGTCGGCTCCGTCGGCATGACCGTGTCGCTGCTGACCATGGCGATCGCCTTCAACCAGGCCGCAGTGGACGCCGCGGGCGACGCGCAGCTCGAGCAGCCCTGGTCGATCATCGCGCTCATCGCGGCCAACGGCTTCGTGGTCTTCTTCGCGGCGAGCTGGGGCCCCGTGGTGTGGGTGCTGCTCGGCGAGATGTTCCCCAACAGGCTCCGCGCGGCGGCGCTCGCCGTGGCGGCCGCCGCCCAGTGGCTCGCGAACTTCACGATCACCCTCACCTTCCCCGTGATGGCCGGCTGGGGCCTGCAGTTCGCCTACGGGTTCTACGCGCTCATGGCGGCGCTGTCGCTGTGGTTCGTGCTCACGAAGGTGCCCGAGACGAAGGGCATCGAGCTCGAGGACATGGAGAGCGCGTCGGTGTCGTAG
- a CDS encoding YajQ family cyclic di-GMP-binding protein translates to MADSSFDVVSKVDRQEVDNALNQAYKEINQRYDFKGVGASIEFSGEDILMKANSPERVKAVLDVFIGKLAKRQIEMKALEWGEPVASGKEFRLAAKIKEGIPQDVAKKLTKLVRDEGPKGVKALIQGDELRVSSKSRDDLQATIALMKGADVDAALQFVNFR, encoded by the coding sequence ATGGCCGACAGCAGCTTCGATGTGGTGAGCAAGGTGGACCGCCAGGAGGTGGACAACGCGCTCAACCAGGCCTACAAGGAGATCAACCAGCGCTACGACTTCAAGGGCGTCGGGGCGTCGATCGAGTTCTCGGGCGAGGACATCCTCATGAAGGCCAACAGCCCCGAGCGCGTCAAGGCCGTGCTCGATGTCTTCATCGGCAAGCTCGCCAAGCGCCAGATCGAGATGAAGGCCCTCGAGTGGGGCGAGCCGGTCGCGTCCGGCAAGGAGTTCCGCCTCGCCGCGAAGATCAAGGAGGGCATCCCTCAGGACGTCGCGAAGAAGCTCACCAAGCTCGTGCGCGACGAGGGACCCAAGGGCGTCAAGGCCCTCATCCAGGGCGATGAGCTGCGGGTGAGCTCCAAGTCGCGCGACGACCTGCAGGCGACCATCGCGCTCATGAAGGGCGCCGACGTGGACGCGGCGCTGCAGTTCGTCAACTTCCGGTAG
- a CDS encoding fibronectin type III domain-containing protein, producing MRALSLRAVSATVIAALAVVLVPTAASAATVGGSSPETAVPLPISDFESSFTASNVGIDSTGTYSESEMPYRNNVAWYSVTPDETTTVFIRVTATSPTNFDNTLEVWTSAGAFIDQSDDDYGRDAALVVTLAAGTEYLIGLGAYYATDSQSASWTAHGEVTMTFADQPPSAPGTPSATAGNGSATVSWTAPTDEAGGVTGYRVLCTPDGGSETTCATLSGEPPTTSTTVTGLTNGTAYTFRVEATNMIGYGDPSAASSSVTPQATSTTTLSVDPASPVSGEEFAVTATVASGGSSATGTVDITVDGVTTSGLSLVDGAATVSGLTYDAGDIAVSASYSGSAAVKSSTASRTVTIGKRSQTLTIDALPDGLVYEGDPVTVSASSSEDLPVTLAASGACALSGDELQLTGVGTCTVSATQAGTSEVASATASVDVSVGKRSQALTLGELLATVYGERAAIAATSSVGLDVTLAASGACEIQGGRLVATDVGDCTVTASQAGDELTAAATVARTVTIAKRSQEVTLSALPDLTFGMDPIAVTASSEYDLPTVLAAEGVCEVEDGELVLTGAGDCSVTATAEGDSVTLPGSATATVEVAAPDPDLDLVLEAELGDDAQEATVSATGEGLLPGSTLILEVHSTPQQIGTAVVADNGTATVTGVLPELEAGDHELVAIGTWLDGTDARIVTTFTVSEEGVLTTIEDRTLRTELAATGAEPVGALAIAAAAAILGAGLLLARRRIVPVEG from the coding sequence ATGCGCGCGTTGTCCCTGCGAGCGGTCTCGGCGACGGTCATCGCCGCGCTCGCCGTCGTCCTGGTCCCGACCGCGGCCTCGGCCGCGACGGTCGGCGGCTCCTCGCCGGAGACCGCCGTGCCGCTGCCGATCAGCGACTTCGAGTCGAGCTTCACCGCCTCGAACGTCGGAATCGACTCCACGGGCACCTACAGCGAGTCCGAGATGCCGTACCGGAACAACGTCGCCTGGTACTCGGTCACGCCGGACGAGACGACGACGGTCTTCATCCGCGTCACCGCGACGTCGCCCACGAACTTTGACAACACCCTCGAGGTCTGGACGTCCGCAGGGGCGTTCATCGATCAGAGTGACGATGACTACGGGCGTGACGCCGCGCTCGTCGTGACCCTCGCTGCGGGCACCGAGTATCTGATCGGCCTCGGCGCCTACTATGCGACCGACTCGCAGAGCGCCTCCTGGACGGCCCACGGCGAGGTCACGATGACGTTCGCCGACCAGCCGCCGAGCGCCCCCGGCACGCCCTCCGCTACCGCGGGCAACGGCTCCGCGACCGTGAGCTGGACGGCCCCCACCGACGAGGCCGGCGGCGTCACCGGCTACCGAGTGCTCTGCACCCCGGACGGCGGCTCCGAGACCACGTGCGCCACGCTCTCGGGCGAACCTCCGACCACCTCGACGACCGTGACCGGCTTGACCAACGGCACCGCGTATACCTTCCGCGTGGAGGCCACGAACATGATCGGCTATGGAGACCCCTCCGCGGCCTCCTCGTCCGTGACGCCGCAGGCCACCTCGACGACCACGTTGAGCGTCGACCCCGCGAGCCCCGTGAGCGGCGAGGAGTTCGCGGTCACCGCGACGGTCGCCTCGGGCGGTTCCTCCGCGACCGGGACCGTGGACATCACCGTCGACGGCGTCACCACGAGCGGCCTCTCCCTCGTCGATGGCGCGGCGACGGTGTCCGGTCTGACGTACGACGCGGGCGACATCGCCGTGTCGGCGTCCTACTCGGGCTCGGCCGCGGTGAAGTCGTCGACGGCTAGCAGGACGGTCACGATCGGCAAGCGCTCCCAGACGCTGACGATCGACGCGCTTCCCGACGGCCTCGTCTACGAGGGCGACCCCGTGACTGTCTCTGCCTCGTCGTCGGAGGACCTGCCCGTCACCCTTGCCGCGAGCGGCGCGTGCGCGCTGTCCGGCGACGAGCTTCAGCTGACCGGTGTGGGGACCTGCACCGTGAGTGCGACGCAGGCAGGCACCTCAGAGGTGGCCTCCGCGACTGCCTCTGTGGACGTCTCCGTGGGCAAGCGCTCCCAGGCGCTCACCCTCGGCGAGCTGCTCGCCACCGTGTACGGCGAGCGCGCGGCGATCGCGGCCACCTCCTCGGTCGGCCTTGACGTGACCCTCGCCGCGAGCGGCGCGTGCGAGATTCAGGGCGGAAGGCTTGTCGCGACCGACGTCGGTGACTGCACTGTCACTGCGAGCCAGGCGGGCGACGAGCTCACCGCCGCCGCTACGGTGGCCCGCACCGTCACGATCGCCAAGCGGTCGCAGGAGGTCACGCTGTCGGCGCTGCCCGATCTCACCTTCGGGATGGACCCGATCGCGGTCACCGCGTCGTCCGAGTACGACCTTCCCACCGTGCTGGCCGCCGAAGGCGTGTGCGAGGTCGAGGACGGCGAGCTCGTCCTCACGGGCGCCGGCGACTGCAGCGTCACCGCGACCGCCGAGGGCGACAGCGTGACGCTCCCCGGATCGGCCACGGCGACCGTCGAGGTCGCGGCGCCGGACCCCGACCTGGACCTCGTCCTCGAGGCCGAGCTGGGGGATGACGCCCAGGAGGCGACGGTCAGCGCCACGGGTGAGGGCCTGCTGCCCGGCTCGACCCTGATCCTTGAGGTCCACTCGACGCCGCAGCAGATCGGCACCGCGGTGGTCGCCGACAACGGCACCGCGACCGTCACGGGCGTCCTGCCCGAGCTTGAGGCGGGCGACCACGAGCTCGTCGCGATCGGCACCTGGCTCGACGGCACGGACGCGCGGATCGTCACGACCTTCACCGTCTCCGAGGAGGGCGTCCTCACCACGATCGAAGACCGGACGCTCCGCACCGAGCTCGCCGCCACGGGAGCCGAGCCGGTCGGCGCGCTCGCGATCGCCGCTGCCGCGGCGATCCTGGGTGCGGGACTGCTGCTGGCCCGCCGCCGCATCGTCCCTGTCGAGGGTTGA